One Arthrobacter sp. StoSoilB19 DNA window includes the following coding sequences:
- a CDS encoding CoA pyrophosphatase, producing MSAREDLAALVQRAEAGTAGPPDPRWAALTVDASRARRAAVLMLFGVLDDVPAASGKPLAPADLDVLLLERAHTLGSHPGQVAFPGGSIDRGETPVAAALREAEEETGLDTGGVEVLGTLQELGLAHSNFLVTPVLGWWHSPSPVRVVDYAESAQVFRVPVRDLLDPDNRVMATVHRAGRTFDSPAFTVNGVVVWGFTGIVLSGLFDQLGWSVPWDRTRLHPIGV from the coding sequence GTGAGCGCAAGGGAAGACCTGGCCGCGCTGGTCCAGCGGGCGGAAGCCGGGACGGCCGGGCCCCCTGATCCACGCTGGGCTGCACTGACAGTAGATGCCTCCCGCGCCCGCAGGGCCGCGGTCCTGATGCTTTTCGGGGTGCTCGACGACGTCCCGGCCGCGTCCGGCAAGCCACTGGCGCCGGCGGATCTGGACGTCCTGCTCCTGGAGCGCGCCCACACCCTGGGTTCCCATCCAGGGCAGGTGGCGTTTCCCGGCGGCAGCATCGACCGGGGCGAAACGCCGGTGGCGGCTGCGCTTCGGGAAGCCGAGGAGGAAACCGGACTGGACACCGGCGGGGTGGAAGTCCTCGGCACGCTCCAGGAACTGGGCCTGGCGCACAGCAACTTCCTGGTGACGCCGGTGCTCGGATGGTGGCACTCGCCGTCGCCGGTCCGGGTGGTGGACTACGCCGAATCTGCCCAGGTATTCCGCGTCCCGGTCAGGGACCTCCTGGACCCGGACAACAGGGTGATGGCCACGGTCCACCGCGCAGGCCGCACGTTCGACAGCCCTGCCTTCACTGTCAACGGCGTGGTGGTGTGGGGCTTCACCGGCATTGTGCTGAGCGGCCTCTTCGACCAGCTCGGCTGGTCCGTTCCATGGGACCGCACCAGGCTGCACCCGATCGGGGTCTAG
- the nth gene encoding endonuclease III, whose translation MPVVSSESVLALKRRARRIHRALAEKYPYAHAELDFRNPFELLVATVLSAQTTDVTVNQVTKVLFARWPNARSLAEADPTELETILKPTGFFRAKARNVLALCTRLVDDFDGEVPGRMEDLVTLPGVGRKTANVVLANAFGIPGISVDTHFARLAKRFGWTQSEDPVQIEQDVAELFDRRDWTMLSHRVIFHGRRVCHARKPACGACPVANWCPSYGLGETDPVKAAKLLKYELAPGSEALLEQYLSEQQRAAEIRMASQARAT comes from the coding sequence ATGCCCGTGGTTTCGTCCGAATCCGTCCTGGCGCTGAAACGGCGGGCACGGCGCATCCACCGGGCCCTGGCCGAAAAATATCCCTACGCCCACGCGGAACTGGACTTCCGCAACCCCTTCGAACTGCTGGTGGCCACCGTGCTGTCCGCCCAGACCACCGACGTCACGGTCAACCAGGTCACCAAAGTGCTGTTCGCACGCTGGCCCAATGCCCGGTCCCTGGCCGAGGCGGACCCCACGGAGCTTGAAACCATCCTCAAGCCCACGGGGTTCTTCCGCGCCAAAGCGAGGAACGTCCTGGCGCTGTGCACCCGCCTGGTGGATGACTTTGACGGCGAGGTCCCGGGGCGGATGGAAGACCTGGTCACCTTGCCCGGGGTGGGCCGCAAAACCGCCAACGTGGTGCTGGCCAACGCCTTCGGCATCCCGGGCATCTCCGTCGATACCCATTTCGCCCGGCTGGCCAAGCGGTTTGGGTGGACCCAGTCCGAGGACCCTGTGCAGATCGAACAGGACGTGGCGGAGTTGTTTGACCGCAGGGACTGGACCATGCTGTCCCACCGTGTGATCTTCCACGGCCGCCGCGTCTGCCACGCCCGGAAGCCCGCCTGTGGTGCCTGTCCCGTGGCTAATTGGTGCCCGAGCTATGGCCTGGGGGAGACCGACCCCGTCAAAGCAGCCAAGCTCCTCAAGTATGAACTTGCGCCCGGCAGCGAGGCGTTGCTGGAGCAGTACCTGTCTGAACAGCAGCGGGCTGCGGAGATCCGGATGGCCTCCCAGGCGAGGGCCACGTGA
- the acs gene encoding acetate--CoA ligase: MSQDTPSSTATVPSASAQPAGQQGHQGDAFANLLHETRAFPPSPEFAADAVVTAAEYGEANADRPAFWAKKARELLTWSKDFTQALDWSDPPFAKWFVGGEINAAYNALDRHVEAGNGDRVAIYFEGEPGDTRTYTYAQLTEEVKKAANAFESLGVAKGDRVAVYLPMIPEAVITLLACARIGAVHSVVFGGFSAEALRSRIDDAEAKLVVTADGTYRRGKPSPLKPAVDDALAHDGHTVQNVVVVKRNGQDVDWHEGRDHWWADTVGTASAEHTAVGHDSEHPLYILYTSGTTGKPKGILHTTGGYLTQTAYTHRAVFDLHPETDVYWCTADVGWVTGHSYVAYAPLINGATQVMYEGTPDSPHQGRWWEIVEKYKVSILYTAPTAIRTFMKWGAEIPAKYDLSSLRVLGSVGEPINPEAWMWYRKVIGGDKAPIVDTWWQTETGAQMIAPLPGVTATKPGSAQVPLPGIAVDVVDEMGESVPNGHGGFLVIREPWPAMLRGIWGDPQRFKDTYWSRFENMYFAGDGAKKDEDGDIWLLGRVDDVMNVSGHRLSTTEIESALVSHPAVAEAAVVGATDETTGQAVVAFVILRGDAVNHGDATVQELRNHVGKEIGPIAKPKNILVVPELPKTRSGKIMRRLLKDVAEGRDPGDATTLSDPTIMQQIAASLRK, from the coding sequence ATGTCCCAGGACACTCCCAGCTCCACGGCTACCGTTCCGTCCGCTTCCGCCCAGCCGGCAGGACAGCAAGGCCACCAGGGCGACGCCTTCGCGAACCTGCTGCATGAGACGCGGGCCTTTCCACCCTCCCCGGAATTCGCGGCCGACGCCGTTGTCACCGCCGCCGAGTACGGGGAGGCGAACGCCGACCGGCCCGCGTTTTGGGCGAAGAAGGCCCGGGAGCTGCTGACGTGGTCCAAGGACTTCACACAAGCGCTGGACTGGTCTGATCCGCCGTTCGCCAAGTGGTTCGTTGGCGGCGAAATCAACGCGGCGTACAACGCGCTGGACCGGCATGTGGAGGCCGGCAACGGCGACCGCGTGGCCATCTACTTCGAGGGCGAGCCCGGCGACACCCGCACCTATACCTACGCCCAGCTGACCGAGGAAGTGAAGAAGGCGGCCAACGCTTTCGAGTCCCTGGGCGTTGCCAAGGGTGACCGGGTTGCGGTGTACCTGCCCATGATCCCGGAGGCCGTGATCACGCTGCTGGCATGCGCACGCATCGGCGCGGTCCACTCGGTGGTGTTCGGTGGATTCTCGGCGGAGGCCCTCCGGTCCCGGATCGACGACGCCGAAGCCAAGCTGGTGGTGACCGCCGACGGCACCTACCGCCGAGGCAAGCCGAGCCCCCTGAAGCCGGCCGTCGATGATGCCCTGGCCCACGATGGCCACACGGTCCAGAACGTGGTGGTGGTCAAGCGCAACGGCCAGGACGTGGACTGGCACGAGGGCCGGGACCACTGGTGGGCGGACACGGTGGGGACGGCCAGCGCAGAGCACACCGCAGTGGGCCACGATTCGGAGCACCCGCTCTACATCCTCTACACGTCCGGTACCACCGGGAAGCCCAAGGGCATCCTGCACACCACCGGCGGCTACCTCACCCAGACCGCCTACACCCACAGGGCGGTCTTTGACCTGCATCCGGAAACGGACGTGTACTGGTGCACGGCCGACGTCGGCTGGGTCACCGGCCACTCCTACGTCGCCTACGCCCCGCTCATCAACGGCGCCACGCAGGTCATGTACGAGGGCACGCCGGACTCCCCGCACCAGGGCCGCTGGTGGGAGATCGTGGAAAAGTACAAGGTCTCCATCCTGTACACCGCTCCCACCGCCATCCGCACCTTCATGAAGTGGGGCGCGGAGATCCCGGCGAAGTACGATCTTTCCTCCCTGCGGGTGCTGGGTTCGGTGGGCGAGCCCATCAACCCCGAGGCCTGGATGTGGTACCGCAAGGTAATCGGCGGCGACAAGGCGCCCATCGTGGACACCTGGTGGCAGACCGAAACCGGCGCACAGATGATCGCCCCGCTTCCCGGGGTCACCGCCACCAAGCCCGGCTCCGCCCAGGTGCCGCTGCCCGGTATCGCCGTGGATGTGGTGGATGAAATGGGCGAGTCCGTCCCCAACGGCCACGGCGGTTTCCTGGTGATCCGCGAACCCTGGCCGGCCATGCTGCGCGGCATCTGGGGCGACCCGCAGCGGTTCAAGGACACCTACTGGTCCCGCTTCGAAAACATGTACTTCGCCGGGGACGGCGCCAAGAAGGACGAAGACGGGGACATCTGGCTGCTGGGCCGCGTGGACGACGTCATGAACGTCTCCGGGCACCGGCTCTCCACCACAGAAATCGAATCCGCCCTGGTGAGCCACCCCGCCGTGGCGGAGGCCGCCGTCGTGGGCGCCACGGACGAAACCACCGGCCAGGCCGTGGTTGCGTTCGTGATCCTCCGCGGCGATGCCGTGAACCACGGCGACGCCACCGTACAGGAGCTGCGCAACCACGTGGGCAAGGAAATCGGGCCCATTGCCAAGCCCAAGAACATCCTGGTGGTGCCCGAACTGCCCAAGACCCGGTCCGGCAAGATCATGCGCCGGCTCCTCAAGGACGTGGCGGAAGGCCGCGACCCGGGCGACGCCACCACGCTGTCCGACCCCACGATCATGCAGCAGATCGCGGCCAGCCTCCGGAAGTAG
- a CDS encoding DeoR/GlpR family DNA-binding transcription regulator, which yields MLPAARHQAILDAVQRERVVRVSDLATQLGVSLMTVRRDIELLEEGGKLERIHGGAKLPGDASTHEPGFELKSTQLTAEKRAIAVEAAALVHEGMAVGLGAGTTTWALAKELVGGPRITVVTNSVRIADLFHHAASSGSARYSSTVILVGGERTPSDALVGPIATGALKQLHLDVLFLGVHGMDAEAGFTTPNLLEAETDRAFMAAARKTVVLADHTKWGMLGISSIAALDDVDEVISDSGLGPEARRVLQERTRLRLPAMQSAG from the coding sequence ATGCTGCCTGCCGCCCGACACCAAGCAATCCTGGATGCCGTCCAGCGGGAGCGGGTGGTCCGGGTCTCGGACCTCGCCACCCAGCTTGGCGTCTCGTTGATGACGGTGAGGCGGGACATCGAGCTGCTCGAGGAGGGCGGCAAGCTGGAACGAATCCACGGCGGCGCCAAGCTGCCGGGGGATGCAAGCACGCATGAGCCCGGTTTCGAGCTGAAGTCCACGCAGTTGACCGCGGAGAAGCGCGCCATCGCCGTGGAGGCGGCCGCCCTGGTCCACGAGGGCATGGCGGTCGGCCTGGGTGCCGGCACCACCACGTGGGCATTGGCCAAGGAACTGGTTGGAGGGCCGCGGATCACGGTGGTCACCAACTCTGTCAGGATCGCGGACCTCTTCCACCACGCTGCCTCGTCCGGCTCGGCCCGTTACTCCTCCACCGTGATCCTGGTGGGCGGCGAGCGCACGCCCTCAGACGCCCTGGTGGGGCCCATCGCAACGGGCGCCCTCAAGCAACTGCACCTGGACGTGCTGTTCCTGGGCGTCCACGGGATGGATGCCGAGGCGGGCTTCACCACACCCAACCTGCTCGAAGCCGAAACCGACCGGGCCTTCATGGCAGCAGCGCGCAAGACAGTGGTGCTGGCCGACCACACCAAATGGGGAATGCTGGGCATCAGTTCCATCGCCGCCCTGGATGACGTGGATGAGGTCATCAGCGATTCCGGACTTGGCCCGGAGGCCCGGCGGGTCCTGCAGGAGCGGACCAGGCTGCGCCTGCCCGCCATGCAGTCGGCCGGCTAG
- a CDS encoding LacI family DNA-binding transcriptional regulator — translation MTSPAAQASRGGPVTRKDVARYAGVSTAVVSYVVNGGPKKVAPATEAKVQDAIRVLGYRPNAAARALKLGSSETLGLIVPDISNPFFSLFSHAVEDAAADLGYALVLSNSDGNLAKERRNIRNLAARQVDGVLLASVLFEPDLEALETADIPSVLLNQERDAPGFNSIGVDLAAGARIAVEHLISHGHTNIGLAMGTNVSGETDGREVGWRQALQEAGLPEGPIAYSAFTRPGGYVAGQRLLASVNRPTAVFATSDMQGIGLLRAIHEAGLSVPGDIAVASFDGSADSEYSWPPLTTVEQPVAAMAEAAVAALVGASRGEDPRHRIFPTKLHVRQSCGCP, via the coding sequence ATGACTTCCCCGGCCGCGCAGGCCTCCCGCGGCGGCCCGGTGACCCGCAAGGATGTGGCGCGCTATGCCGGCGTCAGCACCGCCGTCGTCAGTTACGTGGTCAATGGCGGACCCAAGAAAGTGGCGCCGGCAACCGAAGCCAAGGTCCAGGACGCCATCCGCGTCCTGGGCTACCGGCCCAACGCCGCCGCGCGGGCGCTGAAGCTCGGCTCAAGCGAGACCCTGGGGCTTATCGTCCCGGACATCTCGAACCCGTTCTTCTCACTGTTTTCGCACGCCGTGGAGGATGCCGCCGCAGACCTGGGGTACGCGCTGGTGTTGAGCAACTCGGACGGAAACCTGGCCAAGGAACGCCGCAACATCCGGAACCTCGCCGCCCGGCAGGTGGACGGCGTCCTGCTGGCCAGCGTCCTTTTCGAACCCGATCTCGAGGCGCTGGAAACGGCGGACATCCCGTCCGTGCTGCTCAACCAGGAACGTGACGCCCCGGGCTTCAACAGCATCGGTGTGGACCTGGCGGCCGGAGCCAGGATCGCGGTGGAACACCTGATCAGCCATGGCCACACCAACATCGGCCTGGCCATGGGAACCAACGTCTCCGGGGAGACCGACGGCCGTGAAGTAGGTTGGCGGCAAGCGCTCCAGGAAGCTGGTCTGCCCGAGGGGCCCATTGCCTACAGTGCCTTCACCCGGCCCGGAGGGTACGTGGCCGGGCAACGCCTCCTGGCGTCAGTGAACCGGCCAACGGCCGTCTTCGCCACGTCCGATATGCAGGGGATTGGACTGCTGCGGGCCATCCATGAAGCGGGACTGTCTGTTCCGGGCGACATTGCCGTGGCGTCTTTTGACGGCTCGGCCGACTCTGAATACTCCTGGCCGCCGCTGACCACCGTTGAGCAGCCGGTGGCGGCCATGGCGGAGGCTGCCGTGGCGGCACTCGTTGGAGCCAGCCGGGGGGAGGACCCGCGGCACCGGATCTTTCCCACCAAACTGCACGTACGCCAATCCTGCGGCTGCCCCTAG
- a CDS encoding Gfo/Idh/MocA family oxidoreductase produces the protein MTFSIGIVGAGQFGSQFAHLFNLHPGVSAVYVVDELPERAESVVRRLDLAGVVPDFDALLASDVDAVAVFTQRWTHGPLVERALRAGKHVYSAVPMAVAEEEIARIIQAVRDTGKVYMMGETSYYNPATVYAREQQAAGRFGRVFYSEGDYVHDMDLGFYDAYQYSGGERWKETASYPPMLYPTHAIGGVLGAIPAHAVSVSCVGVKDQRDDGVFDKDVSMFGNDFSNATALFELNDGGVMRTNEMRRVGYPSHIRESRFRFFGTEASFEQLARVTVWQDKQNVHDISEQMETRPSMSLDDPSLANVAPELRDAFVSGLAPVHDAGRLPEEFRGAPNGHEGSHHFLVDDFVTAVNDGTLPPVNAWVAARFTLPGIVAHQSALQNGVRLPIRDFGDAPGMSG, from the coding sequence ATGACGTTCTCCATCGGCATCGTGGGCGCGGGCCAGTTCGGCAGCCAGTTCGCACACCTGTTCAACCTGCATCCCGGCGTCAGTGCGGTCTATGTTGTGGACGAGCTGCCGGAGCGGGCTGAATCCGTGGTCCGAAGGCTGGATCTTGCCGGCGTCGTGCCCGACTTTGACGCCCTTCTGGCCTCCGACGTCGACGCCGTGGCGGTCTTCACCCAGCGCTGGACGCACGGACCCCTGGTGGAGCGTGCTCTCCGCGCCGGCAAGCACGTCTACTCAGCCGTGCCCATGGCGGTTGCCGAAGAGGAGATCGCCCGCATCATCCAGGCCGTCCGGGACACCGGCAAGGTGTACATGATGGGTGAGACCAGCTACTACAACCCCGCCACCGTGTATGCCCGCGAACAGCAGGCGGCCGGCAGGTTTGGCCGGGTCTTCTACTCCGAAGGCGACTACGTCCACGACATGGACCTCGGCTTTTATGACGCCTACCAGTACAGCGGGGGCGAGCGGTGGAAGGAGACGGCAAGCTACCCGCCAATGCTCTACCCCACCCATGCGATCGGCGGGGTGCTGGGGGCCATCCCGGCGCACGCCGTCAGCGTCAGCTGCGTGGGCGTCAAGGACCAGCGGGATGACGGGGTATTCGACAAGGACGTCAGCATGTTCGGCAATGACTTCTCCAACGCCACGGCGCTCTTTGAACTGAACGACGGCGGCGTGATGCGCACCAACGAGATGCGCCGCGTGGGCTATCCGTCCCACATCCGCGAATCGCGCTTCCGGTTTTTTGGCACGGAGGCAAGCTTTGAACAGCTCGCCAGGGTCACCGTCTGGCAGGACAAACAGAATGTCCACGACATCTCCGAGCAGATGGAAACCCGGCCCAGCATGTCCCTGGACGATCCCTCACTGGCCAACGTGGCCCCGGAACTCCGGGACGCATTCGTGTCGGGACTCGCTCCCGTCCACGACGCCGGACGGTTGCCTGAGGAGTTCCGCGGCGCACCGAACGGGCACGAGGGAAGCCACCATTTCCTGGTGGACGACTTCGTCACGGCGGTCAATGACGGCACACTGCCGCCCGTGAATGCGTGGGTGGCCGCCCGCTTCACCCTCCCGGGCATCGTGGCCCACCAGTCCGCCCTGCAAAACGGCGTACGGCTTCCCATCCGTGACTTTGGGGATGCGCCGGGTATGAGTGGTTAG